A stretch of the Acyrthosiphon pisum isolate AL4f chromosome A2, pea_aphid_22Mar2018_4r6ur, whole genome shotgun sequence genome encodes the following:
- the LOC115034205 gene encoding uncharacterized protein LOC115034205, with amino-acid sequence MAIVETEVETCSNIDNGDSNLKKYNSTAIENERENLNSDNDVNASKQDNEKNQVNTIENVDTMEIVETSSNIDNEATDMFIKPRSINFTSFWSFHPHQPKTNIPFRPSKLYNRKDGGHRKWISYCVKKKALFCNICLCYGDGSGSFSKGFSVWKHVYERVSDHEETITHKLNVDAHLMKKQFSSVDSLLTHGLGSIRKIQVENNRNVLLRLIDVLKLIGKRGLSYRGKTNEAAYSLDDSSLDHGNFLEITLLISKYDSLLKSHLDKVVKKSLKCHNSGAQQGGGQVTFLSKTTINYILEIIAKNIKFTISNEVKDAVIYSVQLDTTQDISVTDQCSIILRYVNGTSVFERLVGMVRCSSSKGSDFVELLLKVLKDMNLDPKCCIGNATDGAANMQGVYNGFSTKMSEAAVEQVHVWCYAHVLNLVISDITSKIVQSISLFGILQGCAVFIRESYKRMDIWITKNSKKKICTIGETRWWSKDAALTKVFGQFNEPENGLYVDLITTI; translated from the exons ATAATG ATGTCAATGCTTCAAAACAAgacaatgaaaaaaatcaagttaatacaattgaaaatgttgataccaTGGAAATAGTTGAAACCTCTTCAAATATTgataatg aggctactgatatgtttataaaacctagaagtattaattttacaagcTTTTGGTCATTCCATCCTCATCAACCGAAAACCAACATTCCATTCAGACCTTCAAAATTGTACAACCGTAAGGATGGAGGTCATCGTAAATGGATATCTTATTGTGTTAAGAAAAAAGCTTTATTTTGCAATATATGTCTTTGTTATGGTGATGGTTCTGGATCATTTTCCAAAGGATTTTCTGTCTGGAAACATGTATATGAGCGAGTCAGTGATCACGAAGAAACAATAACacacaaattaaatgttgatgCTCATTTGATGAAAAAGCAATTTTCCTCAGTGGATTCACTTTTAACACACGGACTTGGTTCAATAAGAAAAATACAAGTTGAAAACAATCGAAATGTATTACTTCGTCTTATTGATGTGTTAAAGTTAATTGGAAAGCGCGGACTAAGTTATAGAGGTAAAACAAATGAGGCTGCTTATTCACTCGACGATTCTTCCTTAGACCATGGCAATTTTTTGGAAATAACTttacttattagtaaatatGATTCCTTGCTTAAATCACATTTAGataaagttgtaaaaaaaagtttaaaatgtcataattcTGGAGCCCAACAAGGAGGAGGTCAAGTtacttttttatcaaaaactacaattaattatattcttgaaattattgctaaaaatatcaaatttacaaTTTCTAATGAAGTGAAAGATGCTGTAATATATTCTGTACAACTCGATACAACACAAGATATATCTGTTACAGATCAATGctcaataatattaagatatgtAAATGGTACATCTGTCTTTGAAAGATTAGTTGGTATGGTAAGGTGTAGCTCAAGTAAAGGCTCCGATTTTGTTGAGTTACTCTTAAAAGTTCTCAAAGATATGAATCTAGACCCAAAATGCTGTATAGGAAACGCAACCGACGGAGCTGCAAATATGCAAGGAGTTTATAATGGATTTTCCACGAAAATGAGCGAAGCAGCAGTTGAACAAGTACATGTATGGTGTTATGCacatgtattaaatttagttattagtGATATTACAAGCAAAATTGTCCAATCTATTTCTTTGTTTGGTATCTTGCAAGGATGTGCGGTATTTATACGTGAGTCATATAAACGTATGGACATATGGATAaccaaaaattccaaaaaaaaaatatgtacaatcgGCGAAACAAGATGGTGGTCCAAAGATGCAGCATTGACAAAGGTTTTTGGACAATTTAATGAACCCGAAAATGGATTGTATGTTGATCTCATAACTACAATTTAG
- the LOC115034206 gene encoding uncharacterized protein LOC115034206, with protein sequence MYLRIFKKTTPLSKYLQGHGVNIIAAYQMVKQTLNDLQDCARQFQCIKEAANTFVEYTNKKFDEMENNTLEILNELPHIRVRKKKRQFTDYESIDDPITDPLRAFEINVYNQVFDTVIESISSRFEKHEQLCADFSCLDPNNFQLDLPLPTNALIKIYEKIRNFIPDITYDDLRNEYVDFTSKWRELKKTIACVYDELNNQVTDDGDDSENGLKSDDDIIVCVHSASTKYCVTCCYEVLVKYNLYANTYRGLHFAYKFMLTLSITQVESERTFSKLKFVKNYLRNTIGQNVLESMLLMNVEKDILNKIDSEDIINKLGARSPVFGRMLLC encoded by the exons ATGTACTtgcgaatttttaaaaaaaccactcctctatcaaaatatttacaagggCATGGAGTTAATATAATTGCAGCTTATCAAATGGTGAAACAAACTTTGAATGATTTACAAGACTGTGCCCGCCAATTTCAATGTATAAAAGAAGCAGCCAATACTTTTGTTGaatataccaataaaaaatttgatgaaaTGGAGAATAATACTTTAGAAATTCTAAATGAGTTACCTCATATTagagtaagaaaaaaaaaaagacaatttactGACTATGAATCAATAGATGATCCTATTACAGATCCATTACGGGCATTTGAAATCAATGTTTATAACCAAGTATTTGATACTGTTATTGAAAGTATTTCATCAAGATTTGAAAAACATGAACAACTATGTGCAGATTTTTCTTGTCTTGACCCAAACAATTTTCAACTAGATTTACCACTTCCAACAAatgctttaataaaaatatatgaaaaaatcagaaattttatTCCGGACATAACTTACGATGATCTTAGAAATGAATATGTTGACTTTACATCTAAATGGAGAGAATTGAAAAAAACCATTGCTTGTGTGTATGATGAACTAAATAATCAAGTTACTGATGATGGTGATGATTCAGAAAATg GACTCAAGAgtgatgatgatattatagtatgtgtGCATAGTGCCAGTACCAAGTATTGTGTAACCTGCTGTTATGAAGTGTtggtgaaatataatttatacgcaAATACATATCGTGGCCTCCACTTTGCATATAAATTTATGCTTACTTTATCCATTACACAAGTAGAATCTGAACGTacattttcgaaattaaaatttgtaaaaaattatttaagaaatacaatAGGTCAGAATGTATTAGAGAGTATGTTGCTAATGAATGTAGAAAAAGATATTCTCAACAAAATTGATTCCGAAgacatcataaataaattaggaGCTAGAAGCCCAGTATTTGGTAGAATGTTACTatgttaa